The region AACTCAGGAGCCAAGTAGTGCTGTTGGTGCAACAAAGTGTCAGATATATTTTCCAATTTGTAATCAAGTTTTATCTCAGTCTTCACTGTCAGAAAGTGTGTTTTATTTACTATAGCATAACAGAATTACAACAGGGAAGTGACACATTTCTTTTAAATTACACCTCAGAGTTAAGATTTAATAAgccaaaaataaattatttaatatttttacaatatcGAACGAACACATTTagattatgtgtgtgtgtatgtgtgtgtgtgtgtgtgtgtgtgtgtgtgtgtgtgtgtgtgtgtgtgtgtgtgtgtgtgtgtgtgtgtgtgtgtgatatcagTATAAAGTCTATGGATAAACTCAAACATACTCTATTTCATCACTGTAATATTGTAAACtcaattattgatattttcaagcACACTGTACTCTGACAAGGTGTATACGGGTgtaatgtaaaatttgtaatataACTATAAAGGTAGTGGTTGTTCTGTTTTTAGTATGCAACTGGGATGCATGACATTAAACAATGAAATATACTTGGGGACatattttatttccaatttGCACAACTGAACTTAAAGTAGTGTTATACCTATGGCAATGTGTCTCTGTTAATATGATAGGAATCTGATTGTGCTTTTGGTCTAGTAGTGGAATTATTTGATGCAAAGTTAAAGAATTACTGATATATGTCAAATCATGTACAAAATTATCTTTCTGTCAAACAAGTTCAACTCAAAAACCATTGGATTAGTGAGTGCAACATGTTCCTATGGTTTATAGATGAAACATTGTTCAAAGCAATTTGAGTTAGTACTTAGTATGCAAATTTGGTGTAAaagtgattttggtcaaaagacttaAAAAGGAAAGAAACTAAACCAATTTCCCTGCTGGTGTTTCATTTTAGTGTCTAGTTAGGTGATGGCAAAGTGATTGGCTCTGTAAAATACAAagtgaaaatgattttaatCATGTCCTTACTCAAGTAAAAGTCAGAATTCCAATCCTTGTCACTCATTTACAATTCTTCACATCCTCAAATATCTGCCAGCAGCATTGTACATGAGGATGTGTCTTCTTTTATATTTGTTGAAATTGTATTGGTATTAAATCTCAGATTACTACGTAAGATATTTCTTATTTTGGGTCTGACATTGAACAGACATTACTTTGCTTTTAGCCAAGATTTTTTCCATCAGTTTTTTAAATCAATTGTAAATGCACACTACTAAATGAAATGCTTTTCATATGATAATGATTTTGATTGGAAATAAAAATCCCTATTATAGTTATATAATAAAGGGTATCATTGCGTAtaataaaatggaatgaattACTTTCATTAATTAACACCACTAattgtgaaaaacaaaacatcatTGATCATATATTTTTAACAACAGGAATGTTGGAACTCAAAAGGTTTATAATGTACCGGAAAGGACATTAAGATGTTGGTATGTCTAGTTAATCTGTCAACCATTGATTCTTCCTTTGCTTGGCCTAAATTTAAACACACCATTATCCTACATCAATTAATTCAAACCAATTGCCTGACCCGATTGATCATATCAACATTGGCTCTGTACCCATTACACCAGTCACATCAGATCGTAACATTGGAGTATTCTTTGATAATATCTACATGTTTAACTACCATGTCAAGAATACCTACAAATCAATCTACACACACGTTCATCGCATTGCATCCATAAGGCAATACATCACCGATGATGTTTGTTGTACTATAATCCATGCAATCTACAGTTTTGACTACGGTAATGTATTATTATACAAACTTCCTGACACCCTGCACCATAAACCTATTACAACGTGCTCAAAATACAGCGAGGATCATCTCTCATACCAAGAAGTTTGAACACATTTCTCCAGTTCTCATCAGCCTGCATTGGTTACCAGTTCATTTCAGCATTGATTACAAAATTTTACttttgacatatacatacatttgtgatcttCTTCAGCCATACACACCATGTCGCACTCTACAttctacaaacaagaatctggttacaacaacaaatcacagacaagtcacctatggaggtcgttcattcccccccccccccccccccatactatGGAACTCTTTTCCACTTGACATTCACCAAGCCTCCGgccagcctggattgtttcaaaacaaaactgaagacttatttgttcaccaaagcatatgAAATTGCTTTAGTCATTGCTACCCTAGGGTACTGAACAGAACTTTGCTCTTGAAATCAacactatagaaatttgattgattgatctagACAAAAGGTGTATGACAAATGTGGAATGTAAAAATTATAGCATGGCTAATTCTGAAGCATTGTACAACTCATTtacaagacgagtgcgaatttggggggactcctggagtaatgactcgaaaagtaggggacgattactcacacggagcccgcaggtgctatgtttgccgggcctgggtgactctgggatagcctgtggactgactgggaaagccttgacagttccacagcaacgtgatatagagcgtgctacatagccctgtcacgtagtcccaaacccgaatgggTTAGAgatctgtagcatttgtgtttgtttgtgtgtatttgtctgcataacagaaaatcgctgggaggaattcccagcacaaaaatttaaaaaaaaaaaagaaaaaagaaaaaaaaaagacttatttgttcaccaaagcatatgAAATTGCTTTAGTCATTGCTACCCTAGGGTACTGAACAGAACTTTGCTCTTGAAATCAacactatagaaatttgattgattgatctagACAAAGGTGTATGACAAATGTGGAATGTAAAAATTATAGCATGGCTAATTCTGAAGCATTGTACAACTCATTTAATTAAagatatacatccagagctagctATAAGGGCTATCTCGGTCGTTGTTGAAGCGCGAGAGCATGCGCAAAATTCATGATTAGAGCTAGGCATCTAGGCATCCCAAACAGCGCCTCCACGCGACGAAACTTTGACCTCATGAAAAATAGTAAAAGTGACGAGTACTGATAATTAATTAGTGGAGGGTGACGTTACTAGTTCgtctgtacagtaatactaataAAGAACTAGAACTGTCTGGAAGAGTTTGATATATTGATACCAAGTAGCTGCGGTGTAAACGTAACAGAAATACCAGTTTTTATCGTGACATGAGCGGGAAGGCTATAGGTTTTGAAGGGGTAGCGGATGGGTCAGGAGGTGGGGCTTCGGCACCACCACCGCCAGGGTATGATCAAGTTGTTTCGTCTCGGCCTCCGTCACAACCATCTTTTCGTTTGATGTATCAAGATATTTTCCCCGAATGCCTAAAAACTGGAGGATTATGGACGCCCCCGGTCTACGAAAGATTTGAGTAAGTAACAAGTCTGTGGACCTTGACATTTGCTATTTATAGTTTAATACATATTGTAAACAACAATTGCTTTGCTCTGGTGATCAGTACGAAGTGCTATGTTTTGGAAACTTTTCGATACATTATCTATTGTGTAGTAGAAGTTTCATTATAAAGTATAAAACATTCTTTGTAAGATACGTACGAAAGTCAGCCTAAACAGTGTATGCCATCAGGTATGATTGCCGTGTGGTTATAACGGGACAGGAAAAACTCcttgttcatatatatatcatatattttacatttgtacttttttaATGCAATATTAATTTGTCTGGTGATTGGTCCAGAGCAACTCATTGGGTAAGTGTTctatgtactagtatttgtaaacaaactgtgCACTATATAGTttggataataataataataataataaattcttacaGTTTATACAGTTATTATGTACAGGATACAGTTATTATGCAGGTATGATAGAGCCAGACTATAGTACATGTGGTGACCTTATTTCATTTCACACCATAGCCCATAGTCGTCATCTGCTAAAGGTTCTGCTTCTGCTTCTGCTTCTGCTTCTGCTtctgtttctatttctgtttctgtttctgtttctgctTCTGCTTGATACTGTGCAAAACACCATGCGGTTATCACACACAGGTCAGTGTGGAATTGATGTCCTGTCATCTGCCAATGGTCTGAAGTCTTATTTGTCATtgttaattgtcatttctacatgtacacatacattgtacatacatacatacatacatacatacatacatacatacattcattttgtATCTTTATTTAACTGACCGACCAACCCATAATTGTTAAAGTGTTATAATGACAAACATAGAATATATGGCCATGGGTACCCTAACCAATATGAATATTCACTGTAATTAAGCTGCTGTTAAAGTATTTGTATAGATAAATTGTTGATGGAAATGGTTTATTGAGAGCAGCCTATATGTCTTCTATGTGTTATTCAAAATGGGGTATTTGTATAAGAAatttacttgataaatataGTGAGAACAGTATGGTCAAATCTTGGTAAGTTTAATTCTACAATCAAGAAGgttcatgataatttatgtcaagaattttgtaaatcttggtacagggaattacataatgacattagaagaaaTAGGACTAATAAGAACAAAATCAGAACATATAGATTGTTTAATTAAACTGTTTTTGGTTTTTAGAAATGACGtcttctgcaaattaaaaatcctgtTAGGGATTCTTCAGCCGGGGAGGGGGCTGGATTTGtaagggggtcaccctgtttttgaaattgacagtaggggggtcatgatgtttctgatacttgatggtgctgtcttgtaaagcatggattaagttctGAATAgactaaatattggctttaagagtaaaaatccccCAGGGCTTTTAGTGGGAGACCCCTCagacccccacatgaggtgaACATATCGCAATCTCAAGCttttcccctcttactgtcaagatgctatcaaactatatttcaaaagtatttcaaccctatgtagttgctctttacatgttggtgctgtcttgtaaagcttggaaattattgtctgaaagggtctgaatagtctcaaaattgacctTTCAGAGTTAAAatcctcctgggcttctagggggagaccccctaggaccaccataagagatgtacatattcccttctctaGCTTTCtgcctacctttcactgtcaagatgctattaaactccttttggaatatatttaccctgtgtagtcaataattataattatgatagagCTAACCCGgaatcttataaagtagatgcaagatagtcaagcagtccacactgagtcacgatcaaaaaatacctgtcatgtgaatattatatatgggggagggggtcatcatgttttagaattaagtgatgggggtcagcctgtttgtggttttacagatgggggggggggggttcagtgatattttatcggcccgatttaagaatccacctccccccctcccccaggctggagaaaatGACTGGGCCCTTAGTAGAAaactagtgactaaatttaaattttggactataatattcaaattgagtTGGGGAGACGGtgtactcctaagattcctgtAGATGAAAGATTCAGTAAATTTTGTCAAAGTatggtagaagatgaatttcataatttcattctttgttttcattataCAAATGAGAGAAAAGCACTTTTTTCTTCATTgtcattaaataattcaaattttcattccttaaaaaacaaaagtaaatttttgcaCATTTTGACCTCCgatgataaacttcctcttggaaaatttcttgttgatgtaaacagtcctccagGTGTTGTCAGAAtgactgtattgtattcattttatttctgtatgttatttttgtatgctttaccatgcttacTATGGCATGTTGTCATGCAacaaagattgattgattgaatatttaAGTATTCTGAGTACAGGGTCAAAAGGTCATTGACTTGTGAAAACAATGGTCCAGTTTCAGGTGGAGGGCTTTAAAGTGAATAAAattgtgaacatttcaaattcatatttcactgtaattgtatttatgtatgaGTACCTTTAAAGGTATATGTCGCTGTGATACATACCTTATAATTGTATGGAAAATAGATGaaacaaagttataaaattaCTCTGTAAGACTTACTTGTTCCAGATgagattttgtgattttatttacGTTCAATGCAAGTTGACATTTTGAACTGATTATATAATATTCTCTTGTTTTCCAGTGTTGTGATGCAGAGAGCAAACCAGTGGCTGCAAAGTAACCCACAAATTGAGATAAAGACTTGTGAAAGCTTAGAGAAGAGAACTTATTCAAAGTATCCTGTCAATCCTAATGAATCAGTAAGATCTCAATCAGGCCAGGGTTACCAATATATGGTAAGGGGATTAAGGTAAGTGCCAACTGTTAATTAGGAGCATGGTAAGGGTTGTCAAAAGATACAACTACATGGTAAGAGGGTCAAGGCAAGTGACAGTTTTTAGGAGCATGGTAAGGGATGTCAATTATTAAAACTACCAGTACATGGTAAGGGTGATAAGTGTCAGTTGTTAAGAGCATGGTAAGGCATGTCAATCATAAGAACTATATTGTGAGTTGTTAAAGGTAATTGTGTCACTTATTAGGAGCATGGTAAGGGTGTCTATCATTAGAAAATACATGGTAAGTGTTAGTTGTTTAAGGAGCATGGTAAGGCATGTATAATTATCTCAAAGTGTCTGTTATATTCAAGGACTCAACTGTTCACACAATTTGTTACATCCAACATTTGCATGAACCAAGGCCATGCATATAAAGCCTGACAATTGAACAATAGGTAAATTGCTGTATTTTTTCAACAGACTTTGGTTTGGTCCAAAAAGCACAAGTTCTGGAAGTCCAGATCAGTTGGGTTATTTAAACTGTGTACCAGGATGTATTAAATCTGGAGGATTCTTCTCTGGTTACCCTCAGTTTGAGTCACTACAAACCTCTTTATCTAGCCTCAATACATATCTACAACAGCAACCTATCCCAGGTAGGCAGTAAACCTATCCCAGGTAGGCACTAAACCTATCCCAGGTAGGCAGTAACCTATCCCAGGTAGGCAGTAAATCTATCCCAGGTAGGCACTAAACCTATCCCAAGTAGGCAGTAACCTATCCCAGGTAGGCAGTAAACCTATCCCAGGTAGGCACTAAACCTATCCCAGGTAGGCACTAAACCTATCCCAGGTAGGCAGTAAACCTATCCCAGGTAGGCACTAAACCTATCCCAGGTAGGCAGTAAACCTATCCCAGGTATGCACTAAACCTATCCCAGGTAGGCACTAAACCTATCCCAGGTAGGCGCTAAACCTATCCCAGGTATGCACTAAACCTATCCCAGGTAGGCACTAAACCTATCCCAGGTAGGCACTAAACCTATGCCAGGTAGGAAGTAAACCTATCCAAGGTAGGCAGTAAACCTATCCCAGGTAGGCACTAAACCTACTCCAGGTAGGCACTAAATCTATCCAAGGTAGGCAGTAAACCTATCCCAGATAGGCAGTAAATCTATCCCTCAGTACTGGTAGGCAGTAAACCAATCCCTGGTTGGGGAAACTGTGTTTTGTCTGTCTACCCTTGTTTTACAGGATGAATTGTAAGATTTGAAATACAGAATATAAAGTATTCAGGTTCATGGGCTCTGCGTTTTGTCTGTCTACCCTTGTTTTATAGGACGAATTGTCACTGTTGAAACCCAAGATATGAAGTGTACAGGTGGTTGGTCATCTGCAGGCGTAGATCCAGATCAGAGCTTGTGGTTTGAGTCTGGAAACCAGGAAAAATTGTATCTATTTATCATCCGTGTTTTCTATATAGTGGGACCAGCTCATTATGAAGAAATAGGTAAGTTCATAAACAAACTtaacatgtactacatgtattatgatgaAAATCCATAATAAGTCATGATATTAGCCTAGTATAGTAATGTCTGTCTCTATGCctttgaaatgatttttttctttacttAAGTGTGTTGCAAGAAATGTTGTGTAGCTATTGACATTTCCTGACAGGAATGATTCTTTTTATATCATTGTAATATATTAACTCTCTGTATTAAAGAAGTTCAATATGTCAGTGTGATTAAACAATGAGTAgtttttttcttccgtaaggaagagatatatttatgggtggaagtctgtgtgtctgtctgtctgtctgtctgtctgtctgtgtcatcgttttctccataaaggcttgctcaattcaaacgaaattttgaagacgtattttgtagggtaatggcaagacttgattaggttttggtaaaaatcccttgaatattaatgagcaatttacataattaatgaatttcggtaattaggctatatctcaagaatgcacgcttcaaattcattataacttggtacacacatttgcgataccaaagcgcacctgtcctaaAAATATTCCTaagtagcttttagttttaataaattattggcatatttttgtaggccactaaaaaggaaaaaatagtttctcatcagaaatgttgtctaaagtagTACGACAATGcgcttatattttttttacattctcaacaaatgtcataGAACATGTtatggttggccaggagatcactaacagcaatgagcaaatagcaatcaatgagaaaaaataacttattacatatgttctgttgtattccaacaattgtctgtaggaacgacaatctcaaaactttgcccttacggaagacattcagtttacatctggtttacATGATGAATTATATCTGTCTGTATCTTAGTATAGTATGCAAGCTTTACATTTCATAGAATTTGGTATAATTGATTTGCCTATTAAGGGGTATATCATGATGGATAGCTGTAGCTcagaattttgaaatacaacaataactgtatgtaggaacaaaaatctaacgGCTTACACAAGGCCTTCAGTTTACACTAGGCCTTCAGTTTATACAAGGCATTCAGCTTACACAAGGCCTTCAGTTTACACAAGGCATTCAATTTACgcaaggcattcagtttatacaaggcattcagtttacccaaggcattcagtttacacaaggcattcagtttacccaaggcattcagtttacccaaggcattcagtttacccaaggcattcagtttacccaaggcattcagtttacacaaGGCACtcagtttaataataataatgttgggttcttatataacgctttcccactttgtgctcaaagtgctttacaattattacacaaGGCATTCAGCATACACAAAGCATTCAGTTTAATACACAAGACATTTAGCTTGTACAAGGCATTCAGTTACACAAGGTATTCAGCTTGCACAAGGCATTCACCTTGTGCAAGGGATTCAAGTTACATGCAGTTTAGCCATCAACTAGAACTTGTATATAAATAATGgtgataatgttttattttttactatTAGGTGTTGCTGACTTTGTACCTCAATTGCAAGGTGGTAGTTCTTCCATGTTTTTCACTCTCCCAGGATCAGAGGCCTATCACAGTGTTATGTCAAAAGCCCATCACTGGGTCAAGGCACAGCAGGGTATTAGGGTAACCAATGTTAAGGCCCTTGACATCAAGTTCCATACAAATGGATTCTCAAGTAAGAGCCATTCCTTGCAATATTGCAATGTCAGAttattgaaaaaacaaaagattttatcTGATCACTACGAGTGCtgttctgttgttgttttttgaccaaatggtggccatatttgtagtttcaATATTTACTGTATGATTCAAAAACTCTAAtacaaatcatgtttacaagtaatattgaagaaaagaagtaTTAAATTAGTATACtcaaacattatttttggtgctcatgtaatttttactgaatggcagtcGTATTTGcagtaaacaaacaatatatttaaaattgCATAACTGAACTGGGGTAGCATCATTCATAAAACATCTTAACCCGCTATCATTAGCTTCTCAATTTGTTAAGAAAGAAATTGAGAACTGTTTTCTTCTTCCTTGCAAAGGTACTGTATCCTTTGATACACAAAGGACCAGCTATGTAGAGCATGGGAAGGGCACAACTGCATTCATTCGTACTGTACGTATTGCTTATGTGAAGCCACGTACTCCACTACCACCAACTCCACCACTGCTGTTAACATACAGGACATTTGTTCCCATTCTATTAAGAAAAGGAGGAATGATGTCCATACCTCACTATGAATCCCAACAAGAGACTCTGCACAGAGCTATGGCTTGGTTGAATGCTACAGGTAAATATTGCAATACTACTCAGACATTCCCTTGTGATATGATGTGTAATAATTTGAATTAAGCTTTGGCTTTGTAAATTGATCATGACAAAAACAGAATGTTCATAATTTCAACAGtttaatgtatataaatgaGAACAATTTTTTCTACACTTCAAAAGACAATTAGATATGACGTGCAgtaatttttaattaatttaacaAATTACATGATTGTATTACATAAATC is a window of Glandiceps talaboti chromosome 5, keGlaTala1.1, whole genome shotgun sequence DNA encoding:
- the LOC144435756 gene encoding uncharacterized protein LOC144435756; its protein translation is MSGKAIGFEGVADGSGGGASAPPPPGYDQVVSSRPPSQPSFRLMYQDIFPECLKTGGLWTPPVYERFDVVMQRANQWLQSNPQIEIKTCESLEKRTYSKYPVNPNESVRSQSGQGYQYMVRGLRLWFGPKSTSSGSPDQLGYLNCVPGCIKSGGFFSGYPQFESLQTSLSSLNTYLQQQPIPGRIVTVETQDMKCTGGWSSAGVDPDQSLWFESGNQEKLYLFIIRVFYIVGPAHYEEIGVADFVPQLQGGSSSMFFTLPGSEAYHSVMSKAHHWVKAQQGIRVTNVKALDIKFHTNGFSSTVSFDTQRTSYVEHGKGTTAFIRTVRIAYVKPRTPLPPTPPLLLTYRTFVPILLRKGGMMSIPHYESQQETLHRAMAWLNATGAAVLGAESVEIKLHNRKYADDENTIYCEYGKELVVYVSALRIYLHGIYQEPPAELLPAVPVMKKHDSDCLIM